A portion of the Candidatus Krumholzibacteriota bacterium genome contains these proteins:
- a CDS encoding FecR domain-containing protein: protein MSKTVIVLSVISIFLLSVSAGAAPDHPAAILLSFSGDVTVIKNSGELISGSFGLGLVAGDRVKTGKNSEAEIHFEDGTWIEIGPNSTMQVKASRVEEASHTDIGKDGFKVVQNFLKLKNAKGTSSIAALRSVEKEIELRAISPGQTRIRTLNPLFRWDPPDQETELLLVLYSDEGIVWKEKVRGSDRIEYPSGAPRLNRGESYSWTLETTDPLMFPPLRSKANFFEIISEEENSEIETALGRIILDQLPGKASYHIIRASLLFDHGLTEEAIAETIMATGEDPGNMALHSILARLYTEVGSTEEALAEYDRILEIH, encoded by the coding sequence ATGAGTAAGACCGTGATTGTCCTGTCAGTGATATCGATTTTCCTTTTATCGGTTTCCGCCGGAGCAGCTCCCGATCATCCCGCAGCTATCCTTCTCTCTTTCTCTGGAGATGTCACGGTCATAAAAAACAGCGGGGAACTGATAAGTGGCTCATTCGGCCTGGGACTGGTCGCCGGGGACCGCGTCAAGACGGGTAAAAACTCTGAGGCGGAGATCCATTTTGAAGACGGGACCTGGATCGAGATCGGCCCGAACAGCACCATGCAGGTCAAGGCCTCGAGAGTAGAAGAAGCTTCACATACAGATATCGGAAAAGACGGATTCAAGGTCGTCCAGAATTTCCTCAAACTGAAGAACGCCAAAGGCACGAGTTCCATAGCGGCGCTGAGATCGGTCGAAAAAGAAATAGAACTCCGGGCAATCTCACCGGGCCAGACAAGGATCCGTACTCTGAACCCACTGTTCAGATGGGATCCACCGGATCAGGAAACTGAACTGTTACTGGTCCTCTATAGCGATGAAGGGATCGTATGGAAAGAAAAGGTCAGAGGATCCGACAGGATTGAATATCCTTCCGGCGCTCCCCGGCTTAATCGCGGAGAATCGTATTCATGGACCCTGGAAACGACAGATCCGTTGATGTTTCCGCCTCTTAGAAGTAAAGCCAATTTTTTCGAGATCATCTCCGAGGAAGAGAACAGTGAGATAGAGACGGCTCTCGGCAGGATCATCCTCGATCAGCTGCCGGGAAAAGCATCATATCATATTATCAGGGCAAGTCTTCTTTTCGACCACGGTCTCACGGAAGAAGCGATAGCCGAGACGATCATGGCGACAGGCGAGGATCCGGGAAATATGGCCCTGCATTCGATCCTCGCGAGGTTGTATACTGAAGTCGGCTCCACCGAGGAAGCCCTTGCCGAGTATGACAGGATTCTTGAAATTCATTAA
- a CDS encoding protein kinase: MDKEIIGGFKIKSIIGRGGMGTVYLARDETLDRDLAIKILNSTDLGPEGKKRFLHEARACSKINHPNIVTVYSAGEEDGELYMAMELLEGSTLKDIIETGPLPWKQAASWTIDLLSAMKKLHDAGVIHRDLKPENIIVSPDKKLKLMDFGIARLASSETISIDGSTMGTVFYMSPEQASGSATDCKSDIFSLGVVLYQMLTGVLPFPGEHPVAVMYNIRSEQPIEIDRSSINIPDRLVEILDKAMAKEPGERYEDSADFSEALSTLLEKESAGLRLSPEAGRKRSIPRFMLPVIFVMILGLSISYYSLRQNSPSGNRQLALSLNEKAQQFERDNDLSGAKIAYRDAIIADQQWEVPWNNLGALALQAGDLDEADSLFRKAAALNPEYAPTFYNLATISWDRGDSEEAARFFNRSIRIDSLFYGAYNNLGALYIEKAKIEEAGNILDTGLAMWKKHPSRLLDLRAYMLKNRGIVAMKTGESGAEDYWKDALSILPENIEVHRLLALWYENRGEIDKALYHWRSVSDSDRSEERTEAIKALERLSPDRP, translated from the coding sequence ATGGATAAAGAAATAATAGGCGGTTTTAAAATTAAAAGCATCATCGGTCGTGGAGGGATGGGAACAGTCTATCTCGCCCGCGACGAGACGCTCGACCGCGACCTCGCCATAAAGATCCTTAACTCGACAGACCTGGGGCCGGAAGGGAAAAAAAGATTCCTTCACGAGGCAAGAGCCTGCTCGAAGATCAATCATCCAAATATAGTAACAGTCTATTCCGCCGGTGAAGAAGACGGAGAATTGTATATGGCGATGGAACTTCTCGAGGGATCCACGCTGAAGGATATCATAGAGACGGGCCCGCTTCCATGGAAACAGGCCGCAAGCTGGACTATCGACTTGCTTAGCGCCATGAAGAAACTCCATGACGCCGGCGTCATACACAGGGACCTTAAACCGGAAAATATCATCGTCTCGCCCGACAAAAAATTAAAACTGATGGACTTTGGAATCGCCAGGCTGGCATCGAGCGAAACGATATCGATCGACGGCAGTACGATGGGAACTGTCTTCTATATGTCTCCCGAGCAGGCAAGCGGCTCGGCGACAGACTGCAAAAGCGATATCTTTTCCCTGGGCGTGGTCCTCTATCAGATGCTGACCGGAGTCCTTCCTTTCCCGGGCGAACATCCTGTCGCGGTGATGTACAATATAAGAAGCGAACAACCGATTGAGATCGACCGCTCTTCGATAAATATTCCAGACAGGCTGGTCGAGATCCTTGATAAAGCGATGGCAAAGGAACCAGGCGAGCGATATGAAGACTCCGCAGATTTCAGCGAAGCCCTTTCAACTCTGCTGGAAAAAGAATCGGCCGGCCTTCGTCTTTCTCCGGAAGCAGGAAGAAAAAGAAGTATACCCCGGTTTATGCTGCCTGTAATTTTCGTGATGATCCTCGGATTGTCGATCAGCTATTATTCTCTCAGGCAGAACAGCCCCAGTGGAAACCGCCAGCTTGCGCTCAGCCTCAACGAGAAAGCGCAACAATTCGAACGCGACAATGACCTCTCCGGGGCGAAAATAGCATACAGGGACGCGATTATAGCCGATCAGCAGTGGGAGGTGCCATGGAATAACCTCGGTGCTCTGGCCCTTCAGGCGGGCGACCTCGACGAGGCTGATTCACTGTTCAGAAAAGCGGCCGCGCTTAACCCTGAATATGCTCCCACCTTCTATAACCTCGCCACAATATCCTGGGACAGGGGCGACAGTGAAGAAGCCGCGAGGTTCTTCAACAGATCTATAAGGATCGATTCTTTGTTCTACGGAGCGTACAATAATCTCGGAGCCCTCTATATAGAGAAAGCAAAGATTGAAGAGGCGGGTAATATCCTTGATACGGGACTCGCGATGTGGAAGAAGCATCCCTCCAGGCTTCTTGATCTGCGCGCCTACATGCTGAAGAACCGCGGGATCGTCGCGATGAAGACCGGTGAAAGCGGCGCTGAGGATTACTGGAAAGACGCCCTTTCGATCCTTCCTGAAAATATCGAGGTCCACAGGCTTCTCGCCCTCTGGTATGAAAACCGCGGTGAGATCGATAAAGCGCTTTATCACTGGAGATCAGTATCCGATTCCGACAGGAGTGAAGAAAGAACCGAAGCGATCAAGGCGCTCGAACGCCTGTCACCAGATCGACCCTGA